The DNA window ttcagctttgaaaatgttcacatttttcacatattacatttattttcaaaaatgtacagaTTAAAGCATTTTCTTCCTATCCCATTACAAGATAAAACTGTCATTTTGTAAAATCATTTACAGTTTCCAatcaatatttagtttccatttacaaaatatcaaacattcacacaaaaaaagatgctttttaaaatcagggTTATCTTTTGGGAATTGTCTGTCATTTCCGATCAGAAAGAAGCATCATGGTTgaatataaataacataaaatcctAACCTGCCAGATTCATGAATAATTATGGGCTTTACTGaacaaatatgattaaataagtCAAGTAAAGCAGAGTAGTGCATCAAAAACTACCTTTGTTATTGTTACCGAAATAGAAATTTAGACAAGGTATGCATGTCTGTTCAATATTCTTCTCCTTCATCTTCCTCTCCCATGCTATCAGCTCCAACCTCCTCATAGTCCTTCTCCAGAGCTGCCAAATCCTCCCTGGCCTCAGAGAATTCACCCTCTTCCATCCCTTCCCCTACATACCAGTGAACAAAGGCCCGCTTGGTGTACATTAGGTCAAACTTGTGGTTAAGTCGAGCCCAGGCTTCCGCAATAGCTGTGGTGTTGCTCAGCATGCACACTGCCCTCTGGAGCTTGGCTAGGTCTCCCCCAGGAACCACAGTGGGTGGCTGGTAATTGATGCCTACCTTGAAACCAGTTGGACACCAGTCTACAAACTGGATAGACcgttttgttttgattgcagCAATGGCAGCATTGACGTCTTTGGGCATCACGTCGCCACGGTACAGAAGGCAGCAAGCCATGTACTTGCCCATGCGGGGGTCACATTTAACCATCTGATTGGCAGGCTCAAAGCAGGAGTTAGTAATCTCAGCCACTGTAAGCTGCTCGTGATACGCCTTCTCGGCTGAGATCACAGGGGCGTATGTGGCCATAGGGAAGTGGATGCGAGGATATGGCACCAAGTTGGTCTGGAACTCTGTCAGATCCACATTCAGGGCACCATCGAAACGAAGAGAAGCAGTAACAGAGGACACGATCTGGCTGATGATCCTGTTCAGGTTGCTGTAGGCGGGACGGTCAATGCCAAGGTTTCTCTGGCAGATGTCGTAGATTGCCTCATTGTCCACCATGAACGCACAGTCGGAGTGCTCCAGGGTGGTGTGTGTGGTCAAGACAGAGTTGTAAGGCTCCACCACAGCAGTGGACACCTGAGGAGCTGGGTAGATTGAAAACTCAAGTTTGGACTTCTTGCCGTAGTCCACAGAAAGACGCTCCATTAGCAGG is part of the Xiphophorus hellerii strain 12219 chromosome 9, Xiphophorus_hellerii-4.1, whole genome shotgun sequence genome and encodes:
- the LOC116725206 gene encoding tubulin alpha-1C chain-like, with product MRECISVHIGQAGVQIGDSCWELYCLEHGIQPDGQMPSDKTVGGGDDSFNTFFSETGTGKHVPRAVFVDLEPSVIDEVRTGTYRQLFHPEQMITGKEDAANNYARGHYTIGKEIIDQVLERIRRLSDQCTGLQGFLIFHSFGGGTGSGFTSLLMERLSVDYGKKSKLEFSIYPAPQVSTAVVEPYNSVLTTHTTLEHSDCAFMVDNEAIYDICQRNLGIDRPAYSNLNRIISQIVSSVTASLRFDGALNVDLTEFQTNLVPYPRIHFPMATYAPVISAEKAYHEQLTVAEITNSCFEPANQMVKCDPRMGKYMACCLLYRGDVMPKDVNAAIAAIKTKRSIQFVDWCPTGFKVGINYQPPTVVPGGDLAKLQRAVCMLSNTTAIAEAWARLNHKFDLMYTKRAFVHWYVGEGMEEGEFSEAREDLAALEKDYEEVGADSMGEEDEGEEY